A window of Actinomadura rubteroloni contains these coding sequences:
- a CDS encoding serine/threonine-protein kinase, producing the protein MTDWRVPGYSELGELGRGGQGRVVLARHDATGRTAAIKYLAPDLAADATFRDRLRDEAGLLSRLDHPHVTRLYGLVEAGDGAAIVMEAVDGVPLRTVLDERAPLAPEAALAVLSGSLRGLAAAHALGIVHRDYKPANVIVRADGLSKLIDFGIAADAGAADRSGTPAYMAPEQWRGEPASPATDVYAATAVFYECVTGHKPFSAPNRATLMNAHLGAPVPLDGLPPGVRPLVERGLAKDPWSRPAGAAAFAAELAAAAGAAYGPDWEHRGARALAGAAATVAAAFPLAALGLAPAGSAASAGAGAGAAGQGAALAGIGGAKGAALAAGAAVAVAAAGGGAVYVATRDEAKPPALAYTTAALNEPGDPLTLTGTLPRVTGGRAGLAQKINAALRAPVDARAADYRKGLAQFGPSPTKMIVKPAYLMRGPRYLSVKYEITQQGERLTHSTWARARTVTVDLATGRAVPVAAIFLPAGLTASGLRTFVERLRVRPDSNFACLEETAPAVLTREQLEGRDGAVQLALEPDDLHVMVDLVALGGITACGQDDLRVPYSELTGLVNPQVTAAPTPKRS; encoded by the coding sequence ATGACGGACTGGCGGGTTCCGGGATACAGCGAGCTGGGCGAACTCGGGCGGGGCGGCCAGGGACGGGTCGTCCTCGCCCGGCACGACGCCACCGGCCGCACCGCCGCGATCAAGTACCTGGCCCCGGACCTGGCCGCCGACGCGACGTTCCGCGACCGGCTCCGGGACGAGGCGGGCCTGCTGAGCCGTCTCGACCATCCGCACGTCACGCGGCTGTACGGGCTGGTCGAGGCGGGCGACGGCGCCGCGATCGTCATGGAGGCCGTGGACGGCGTACCGCTGCGCACCGTCCTGGACGAACGCGCCCCGCTGGCCCCGGAGGCGGCGCTGGCCGTCCTCAGCGGGTCGCTGCGGGGGCTGGCGGCGGCGCACGCGCTCGGGATCGTCCACCGCGACTACAAGCCCGCCAACGTGATCGTCCGGGCGGACGGGCTGAGCAAGCTCATCGACTTCGGCATCGCCGCCGACGCCGGGGCCGCCGACCGCTCCGGCACCCCCGCCTACATGGCGCCCGAGCAGTGGCGGGGCGAGCCCGCGTCGCCGGCCACGGACGTGTACGCCGCGACGGCCGTCTTCTACGAGTGCGTGACGGGGCACAAGCCGTTCTCGGCGCCGAACCGCGCCACGCTGATGAACGCGCACCTCGGCGCGCCGGTGCCGCTGGACGGGCTGCCGCCGGGCGTCCGGCCGCTGGTGGAGCGGGGGCTCGCCAAGGACCCGTGGAGCCGTCCGGCGGGCGCCGCCGCGTTCGCCGCCGAACTGGCCGCCGCCGCGGGCGCCGCGTACGGGCCGGACTGGGAGCACCGGGGCGCCCGCGCGCTCGCCGGGGCCGCCGCGACGGTCGCGGCGGCGTTCCCGCTGGCGGCGCTCGGGCTGGCCCCGGCCGGAAGCGCGGCGAGCGCGGGGGCCGGCGCGGGCGCGGCGGGGCAGGGCGCGGCGCTGGCCGGGATCGGCGGCGCGAAGGGCGCGGCGCTCGCGGCCGGGGCGGCGGTCGCCGTCGCCGCGGCGGGCGGCGGCGCCGTCTACGTGGCGACGCGCGACGAGGCCAAGCCGCCCGCCCTCGCCTACACGACGGCCGCGCTGAACGAGCCGGGCGATCCGCTGACGCTCACCGGGACGCTCCCCCGCGTCACCGGCGGGCGCGCGGGCCTGGCCCAGAAGATCAACGCGGCGCTGCGCGCACCCGTGGACGCCCGCGCCGCCGACTACCGCAAGGGCCTCGCGCAGTTCGGCCCGAGCCCGACCAAGATGATCGTCAAGCCCGCGTACCTGATGCGCGGGCCGCGCTACCTGTCGGTCAAGTACGAGATCACGCAGCAGGGCGAGCGGCTGACGCACTCGACGTGGGCGCGGGCGCGGACCGTCACCGTGGACCTCGCGACCGGACGGGCCGTCCCCGTGGCGGCGATCTTCCTGCCCGCCGGGCTCACCGCGTCCGGCCTGCGAACGTTCGTGGAACGCCTGCGCGTCCGGCCGGACTCCAACTTCGCCTGCCTGGAGGAGACCGCGCCCGCCGTCCTGACGCGCGAGCAGCTCGAAGGGCGGGACGGCGCCGTCCAGCTCGCCCTGGAACCCGACGATCTGCACGTCATGGTGGACCTCGTCGCGCTCGGCGGCATCACCGCGTGCGGGCAGGACGACCTGCGCGTCCCCTACAGCGAGCTGACGGGCCTGGTGAACCCGCAGGTCACCGCCGCGCCGACGCCGAAGCGGTCCTGA
- the mnmA gene encoding tRNA 2-thiouridine(34) synthase MnmA, which translates to MTLRVLAAMSGGVDSAVAAARAAEAGHDVTGVHMALSSNPQSYRSGARGCCTLEDARDARRAADAIGIPFYVWDLAERFHRDVVEDFVSEYAAGRTPNPCLRCNEKIKFAALLDRALALGFDAVCTGHYARSDGTVLRRGVDPGKDQSYVLAVCTPEQLRHALFPLGDTTKAEIRREADRRGIQVAAKPDSHDVCFIADGDTRGFLAERLGTAPGPIVDAGGTRVGDHDGAYAYTIGQRRGLRIGTPAPDGRPRYVLDISPATNTVTVGPREALDVTEITTGPPVWLAPAPAGPFGCAVQLRAHGEVHPCTVEPAADGLRLLLAAPARGVAPGQTAALYDGDRVLGSATITTTLRP; encoded by the coding sequence ATGACTCTGCGCGTACTGGCCGCCATGTCCGGCGGCGTCGACTCCGCGGTGGCGGCCGCCCGCGCCGCCGAGGCGGGGCACGACGTCACCGGCGTCCACATGGCCCTGTCCAGCAATCCCCAGTCCTACCGCTCCGGAGCGCGCGGGTGCTGCACCCTGGAGGACGCCAGGGACGCGCGCCGCGCCGCCGACGCCATCGGCATCCCGTTCTACGTCTGGGACCTCGCCGAGCGCTTCCACCGCGACGTCGTCGAGGACTTCGTCAGCGAGTACGCGGCGGGCCGCACCCCCAACCCGTGCCTGCGCTGCAACGAGAAGATCAAGTTCGCGGCGCTGCTGGACCGGGCGCTCGCGCTCGGGTTCGACGCCGTCTGCACCGGGCACTACGCCCGCTCGGACGGGACGGTCCTGCGCCGCGGCGTCGATCCCGGCAAGGACCAGTCCTACGTCCTCGCCGTCTGCACGCCCGAGCAGCTCAGGCACGCGCTGTTCCCGCTCGGCGACACGACCAAGGCCGAGATCCGGCGCGAGGCCGACCGGCGCGGCATCCAGGTCGCGGCCAAGCCCGACAGCCACGACGTCTGCTTCATCGCCGACGGCGACACGCGCGGCTTCCTCGCCGAGCGGCTCGGGACCGCGCCCGGCCCGATCGTGGACGCCGGCGGCACCCGCGTCGGCGACCACGACGGCGCCTACGCCTACACGATCGGGCAGCGGCGCGGCCTGCGCATCGGGACGCCCGCGCCCGACGGCAGGCCGCGCTACGTCCTGGACATCTCCCCGGCGACGAACACGGTCACGGTCGGCCCGCGCGAGGCCCTGGACGTCACCGAGATCACGACCGGCCCGCCGGTGTGGCTCGCGCCCGCGCCCGCCGGGCCGTTCGGGTGCGCCGTCCAGCTCCGCGCGCACGGCGAGGTCCACCCGTGCACGGTCGAGCCCGCCGCCGACGGCCTGCGGCTGCTGCTCGCCGCCCCCGCGCGCGGCGTCGCCCCCGGCCAGACGGCCGCGCTCTACGACGGCGACCGCGTCCTCGGCTCGGCGACGATCACCACTACTCTGCGCCCGTGA
- a CDS encoding DUF695 domain-containing protein: MGIFRRPRDMSAAAPAAISEFWEWWAQARPSIESALERQQDDDDVDGLPTELVEELSHRVGRIHPDLEWEIGGSDGRGPALTVTGGGDPALRGLAERWHRAVPRSAGAHWRYYPARQPDPEMLAQRLVLGDHEFDLEYARFGMRADQARARVDITAYHPDFLFVSEEQRLQVARHLLDWALGEDDAARWIGRVTTAEEAPIDALPPALLAAVVEQVAEPFADQAWLTGEGRTPRGHPSRVMVRFPLHRQDHPLCDLHVTVTVPYRHANPDRLPVEPSSGALRKFEKRFGSLGDQAVLAAIETGDGLRVFHLYADPGSSALAELDQVAAGWDEGKAKVASAPDPAWSALAPYRP, translated from the coding sequence ATGGGAATCTTTCGCCGCCCCCGCGACATGTCCGCCGCCGCCCCCGCGGCCATCAGCGAGTTCTGGGAGTGGTGGGCGCAGGCCCGCCCGTCCATCGAGTCCGCGCTGGAGCGGCAGCAGGACGACGACGACGTCGACGGCCTCCCGACCGAGCTGGTCGAGGAACTGTCGCACCGCGTCGGGCGGATCCACCCCGACCTGGAGTGGGAGATCGGCGGGTCGGACGGGCGCGGCCCCGCGCTGACCGTCACCGGCGGCGGCGACCCGGCGCTGCGCGGGCTGGCCGAGCGCTGGCACCGGGCCGTTCCCCGGTCGGCGGGCGCGCACTGGCGGTACTACCCCGCGCGCCAGCCCGACCCGGAGATGCTGGCGCAGCGGCTCGTCCTCGGCGACCACGAGTTCGACCTGGAGTACGCGCGGTTCGGGATGCGCGCCGACCAGGCCCGCGCCCGCGTGGACATCACCGCCTACCACCCCGACTTCCTCTTCGTGTCGGAGGAGCAGCGGCTCCAGGTGGCGCGGCACCTGCTGGACTGGGCGCTCGGCGAGGACGACGCGGCCCGCTGGATCGGCCGCGTCACCACCGCCGAGGAGGCGCCGATCGACGCGCTGCCGCCCGCGCTGCTCGCGGCGGTCGTGGAGCAGGTCGCCGAGCCGTTCGCCGACCAGGCGTGGCTGACCGGCGAGGGCCGGACGCCGCGCGGGCACCCGTCCCGGGTCATGGTCCGGTTCCCGCTGCACCGGCAGGACCATCCGCTGTGCGACCTGCACGTGACGGTGACCGTCCCCTACCGGCACGCCAACCCCGACCGGCTGCCGGTGGAGCCGTCGTCGGGCGCGCTGCGCAAGTTCGAGAAGCGGTTCGGGTCGCTCGGCGACCAGGCGGTGCTCGCGGCGATCGAGACGGGCGACGGCCTGCGCGTCTTCCACCTGTACGCCGATCCGGGGTCGTCGGCGCTGGCCGAGCTGGACCAGGTCGCGGCGGGCTGGGACGAGGGCAAGGCCAAGGTCGCGTCCGCGCCGGACCCGGCGTGGAGCGCCCTGGCCCCCTACCGTCCCTGA
- a CDS encoding cysteine desulfurase family protein, which yields MTYLDHAATTPMLPAAVAAMTAELSGLGNASSLHAAGRRARRAVEEAREIVAEAFDARPSEVVFTSGGTEADNLAVKGIYWSRRAADPRRRRILAGAVEHHAVLDAVQWLAEHEGAVVEWLPCDEHGRIAPETLRDALGDGTDVALATVMWANSEVGTVQPVAELAAVAAEHGVPFHTDAVQAAPHLPVAFGASGAAALTLSGHKLGGPLGVGALLLAKPGPRLDADPVPVLHGGGQERDVRSGTLNTPAIAGFAAAVQESVARRDAEAARLAVLRDALIGAVRAAVPDAVLNGHPADRLPGNAHFSFPGCEGDALLMLLDARGIACSTGSACSAGVAQPSHVLLAMGADPARARGSLRFTLGHTSTEADVAALAAAIAPVVERARRAGLT from the coding sequence GTGACCTACCTCGACCATGCCGCGACGACCCCGATGCTCCCGGCGGCCGTCGCCGCGATGACCGCCGAGCTGAGCGGCCTCGGCAACGCGTCGTCGCTGCACGCGGCGGGCCGCCGTGCCCGGCGCGCCGTCGAGGAGGCCCGCGAGATCGTCGCCGAGGCGTTCGACGCCCGGCCGAGCGAGGTCGTGTTCACCTCCGGTGGCACCGAGGCCGACAACCTGGCCGTCAAGGGGATCTACTGGTCGCGGCGGGCCGCCGACCCGCGCCGCCGCCGGATCCTCGCGGGCGCCGTCGAGCACCACGCGGTGCTGGACGCCGTCCAGTGGCTCGCCGAGCACGAGGGGGCCGTCGTGGAGTGGCTGCCCTGCGACGAGCACGGCCGGATCGCCCCCGAGACCCTGCGGGACGCGCTCGGCGACGGGACCGACGTCGCCCTCGCCACCGTCATGTGGGCCAACAGCGAGGTCGGGACCGTCCAGCCCGTCGCCGAACTGGCCGCCGTCGCCGCCGAGCACGGGGTGCCGTTCCACACCGACGCCGTCCAGGCCGCGCCGCACCTGCCCGTCGCGTTCGGGGCGTCCGGCGCCGCCGCGCTCACGCTGAGCGGCCACAAGCTCGGCGGCCCGCTCGGCGTCGGCGCGCTGCTGCTCGCCAAGCCCGGCCCCCGCCTGGACGCCGATCCGGTGCCCGTCCTGCACGGCGGCGGGCAGGAGCGCGACGTCCGGTCCGGGACGCTCAACACGCCCGCCATCGCCGGGTTCGCCGCCGCCGTCCAGGAGTCCGTCGCCCGCCGGGACGCCGAGGCCGCGCGCCTGGCGGTGCTGCGGGACGCGCTGATCGGCGCCGTCCGCGCGGCCGTGCCCGACGCCGTCCTCAACGGCCACCCCGCCGACCGGCTGCCCGGCAACGCCCACTTCTCCTTCCCCGGCTGCGAGGGCGACGCGCTGCTCATGCTCCTGGACGCGCGCGGCATCGCCTGCTCCACCGGCTCGGCGTGCTCGGCGGGCGTCGCGCAGCCGAGCCACGTCCTGCTGGCGATGGGCGCCGACCCGGCGCGGGCGCGCGGCTCGCTGCGGTTCACGCTCGGGCACACCTCCACCGAGGCCGACGTCGCCGCGCTCGCCGCCGCCATCGCGCCCGTCGTGGAGCGGGCCCGCCGCGCCGGCCTCACCTGA
- a CDS encoding DUF1206 domain-containing protein: MTSTQQVTTAAGDGFRRAAGHPWFHRLSRAGLAARGAIYLLIGWLAVQIGLGDGGEQADKKGALQLVGEKPGGTVVLWALTLGFLGLALWRFSEAAYGQPQADGRKPVKRLASFGRGVFYTAAFAGMLGFVLGQGGQSSDQQSHSYTARAMEHPGGRWLVLAVGLGFVAWGIGNIVGAVRRTFLKKLRPMGPTAAPVVKTLGIVGRSARGLVFGGVGVFLARAAIAFDPNQARGLDGTLREFAGTPAGPWLLVAVALGLVVFGAYSLCEARWRKVEAAR; the protein is encoded by the coding sequence ATGACGTCGACGCAGCAGGTCACGACGGCGGCCGGGGACGGGTTCCGCCGGGCCGCCGGGCATCCCTGGTTCCACCGGCTGTCGCGCGCAGGGCTGGCGGCGCGCGGCGCCATCTACCTGCTCATCGGCTGGCTGGCCGTGCAGATCGGCCTCGGCGACGGCGGCGAGCAGGCGGACAAGAAGGGCGCGCTCCAACTCGTCGGCGAGAAGCCGGGCGGGACGGTCGTGCTGTGGGCGCTGACGCTCGGCTTCCTCGGTCTCGCCCTGTGGCGGTTCTCCGAGGCCGCCTACGGGCAGCCGCAGGCCGACGGCCGCAAGCCCGTGAAACGGCTCGCGTCCTTCGGCCGGGGCGTCTTCTACACCGCCGCGTTCGCCGGGATGCTCGGGTTCGTCCTCGGGCAGGGCGGGCAGTCCAGCGACCAGCAGTCCCACTCCTACACGGCGCGGGCGATGGAGCACCCGGGCGGACGGTGGCTCGTCCTCGCCGTCGGGCTCGGCTTCGTGGCCTGGGGCATCGGGAACATCGTCGGGGCCGTCCGGCGGACGTTCCTGAAGAAGCTCCGCCCGATGGGCCCCACCGCCGCGCCGGTCGTCAAGACGCTCGGGATCGTCGGACGCAGCGCGCGCGGCCTGGTCTTCGGCGGCGTCGGCGTCTTCCTGGCCCGCGCGGCGATCGCCTTCGACCCGAACCAGGCGCGCGGCCTGGACGGCACCCTCCGCGAGTTCGCCGGCACGCCCGCCGGGCCGTGGCTGCTCGTCGCCGTCGCGCTCGGCCTCGTCGTGTTCGGCGCCTACTCGCTGTGCGAGGCGCGCTGGCGCAAGGTCGAGGCCGCGCGCTGA
- a CDS encoding MFS transporter, producing the protein MLRRARAGTFLTFLLAGLLCGVWTARMPALAAKFHADEGAVGVVVLVWGLGALAAMQGLRAVLARFGSRAVLRVSLPLTALSYLGVAFAPDYAALLVAVGVFGMAFGVTDVSMNAQGSVVEQAYGRSVMSGMHAGWCVGAMSGGLLGVATAAAGLGFTPTVLMAALAALPAGIALGPTYLPDRARSRAAAGRRTRMPLAVYIIGGLAFIAFMTEGSIADWSGLFLHDELGTTQAVAALGYPMFELAMLFGRLVGDRLRMRLGTRRLLAWAGFGTAAAMTVVVTAPSAPVAIGGFFVTGLVICTVVPTTISLAGSAAPDAPAAAVAQVGAMGYGGLLLGPVVIGFLSQATSLRFGVGVAVLLALVVGFGARYVPLGGRRDVAARAPLPVPEPEAGTVAA; encoded by the coding sequence ATGCTGCGCCGTGCCCGCGCTGGAACGTTCCTGACCTTCCTGCTGGCCGGGCTGCTCTGCGGGGTCTGGACGGCCCGGATGCCCGCGCTGGCGGCGAAGTTCCACGCGGACGAGGGCGCCGTCGGCGTCGTCGTCCTCGTCTGGGGGCTCGGGGCGCTGGCCGCCATGCAGGGCTTGCGCGCGGTCCTCGCGCGCTTCGGCAGCCGCGCCGTCCTGCGGGTGTCGCTGCCGCTGACCGCGCTGTCCTACCTCGGCGTCGCGTTCGCGCCGGACTACGCGGCGCTGCTCGTCGCCGTCGGCGTGTTCGGGATGGCGTTCGGGGTCACCGACGTCTCGATGAACGCGCAGGGCAGCGTCGTGGAGCAGGCCTACGGCCGGTCGGTGATGAGCGGCATGCACGCCGGCTGGTGCGTCGGCGCGATGAGCGGCGGCCTGCTCGGCGTCGCGACCGCCGCCGCCGGGCTCGGGTTCACCCCGACCGTGCTCATGGCCGCGCTGGCCGCGCTGCCCGCCGGGATCGCGCTCGGCCCGACCTACCTGCCCGACCGCGCCCGGTCCCGCGCGGCGGCCGGACGCCGGACGCGGATGCCGCTCGCCGTCTACATCATCGGCGGCCTCGCGTTCATCGCGTTCATGACCGAGGGCTCGATCGCCGACTGGAGCGGCCTGTTCCTGCACGACGAGCTCGGCACCACGCAGGCCGTCGCCGCGCTCGGCTACCCGATGTTCGAGCTGGCCATGCTGTTCGGACGGCTCGTCGGGGACCGGCTGCGCATGCGGCTCGGCACCCGCCGCCTGCTGGCGTGGGCCGGGTTCGGCACGGCCGCCGCGATGACGGTCGTGGTCACCGCCCCGTCCGCGCCGGTCGCGATCGGCGGGTTCTTCGTCACCGGGCTCGTGATCTGCACGGTCGTCCCGACGACGATCTCGCTGGCCGGGTCCGCCGCGCCGGACGCCCCGGCGGCGGCCGTCGCCCAGGTCGGCGCGATGGGCTACGGCGGGCTGCTGCTCGGCCCGGTCGTGATCGGGTTCCTGTCGCAGGCCACGTCGCTGCGGTTCGGCGTGGGCGTCGCGGTGCTGCTGGCGCTGGTCGTCGGGTTCGGGGCGCGGTACGTCCCGCTCGGCGGACGCCGCGACGTCGCGGCCCGCGCGCCGCTGCCCGTCCCCGAGCCGGAGGCGGGAACCGTCGCCGCCTGA
- the ligA gene encoding NAD-dependent DNA ligase LigA, with amino-acid sequence MTLSDGHPDGAAARHAELTERIDEANYRYYVLDRPTLSDAEYDDLMREIQALEAAHPELVTPDSPTQRVGAPFVTEFAAVEHLERMQSLANARNADELLSWDERVLKEVGEVAAYLCELKIDGLAIALVYENGRLVRGVTRGDGRTGEDVTNNVRTIDAIPDRLTGEGWPELLEVRGEVFLPVEGFQQVNELQVEAGQPPFANPRNAAAGSLRQKDPRVTAQRPLEMLVHGFGRWEGGDHPDSQAEAYEMMRGWGLPVSDRYKVLPDLDAVREYIAHYGENRHEPSYEIDGVVVKVDQFPLQRRLGSTSRAPRWAIAWKFPPDEVNTRLLDIKVGVGRTGRVTPYGVMEPIKVAGSVVAYATLHNGSEVKRKGVRIGDTVVLRKAGDVIPEIVAPVADLRDGSEREFAMPETCPECDTTLAYQKEGDVDIRCPNAQYCPAQLRERLFFVASRNALDIEALGYVAATALTQPLEPAEPPVRNEGDLFHLTVDDLLPIRSVVREQRTGLPRIDDKTGDQKIVTFFATKEGEPKKTVEKLFEELEKAKQQPLWRVLVALSIRHVGPRAAQDLARSLRSMDAIRAATEEELATVEGVGPTIAASIKRWFEVDWHQEIVRKWAEAGVRMADEGSAGPRPLEGVSVVITGSLEEFSRDSATEAVQDRGGKVTGSVSKKTGFVVVGDSPGSKYDKAVKLGVPVLDETGFRILLGQGPEAATNAAITPEE; translated from the coding sequence ATGACCTTGAGCGATGGACATCCCGACGGCGCTGCGGCGCGGCACGCCGAGCTGACCGAGCGGATCGACGAGGCCAACTACCGCTACTACGTCCTCGACCGGCCGACGCTGAGCGACGCCGAGTACGACGACCTGATGCGGGAGATCCAGGCGCTGGAGGCCGCGCATCCCGAACTCGTCACGCCGGACTCGCCGACGCAGCGGGTGGGCGCGCCGTTCGTCACCGAGTTCGCGGCGGTCGAGCACCTGGAGCGGATGCAGAGCCTGGCCAACGCGCGCAACGCCGACGAACTGCTCTCCTGGGACGAGCGCGTCCTGAAGGAGGTCGGCGAGGTCGCGGCGTACCTGTGCGAGCTGAAGATCGACGGGCTGGCCATCGCCCTGGTCTACGAGAACGGACGGCTCGTGCGCGGCGTGACGCGCGGCGACGGGCGCACCGGCGAGGACGTCACGAACAACGTCCGCACGATCGACGCGATCCCCGACCGGCTGACCGGGGAGGGCTGGCCGGAGCTGCTGGAGGTGCGCGGCGAGGTCTTCCTGCCCGTCGAGGGGTTCCAGCAGGTCAACGAGTTGCAGGTCGAGGCGGGCCAGCCGCCGTTCGCCAACCCGCGCAACGCGGCGGCGGGGTCGCTGCGGCAGAAGGACCCGCGCGTCACGGCGCAGCGCCCGCTGGAGATGCTGGTCCACGGGTTCGGCCGGTGGGAGGGCGGCGACCACCCCGACAGCCAGGCCGAGGCGTACGAGATGATGCGCGGCTGGGGCCTGCCGGTCAGCGACCGGTACAAGGTGCTGCCGGATCTGGACGCCGTCCGCGAGTACATCGCCCATTACGGCGAGAACCGGCACGAACCGTCCTACGAGATCGACGGCGTCGTCGTGAAGGTGGACCAGTTCCCGCTCCAGCGGCGCCTCGGGTCCACCTCGCGCGCCCCGCGCTGGGCGATCGCGTGGAAGTTCCCGCCGGACGAGGTCAACACCAGGCTGCTCGACATCAAGGTCGGGGTCGGCCGCACCGGGCGGGTCACCCCCTACGGCGTGATGGAGCCGATCAAGGTCGCCGGGTCGGTGGTCGCGTACGCGACGCTGCACAACGGCAGCGAGGTGAAGCGCAAGGGCGTCCGCATCGGCGACACCGTCGTGCTGCGCAAGGCGGGCGACGTGATCCCCGAGATCGTCGCGCCCGTCGCGGACCTGCGGGACGGCTCCGAACGCGAGTTCGCCATGCCCGAGACGTGCCCCGAGTGCGACACGACGCTCGCCTACCAGAAAGAGGGCGACGTCGACATCCGCTGCCCGAACGCGCAGTACTGCCCGGCGCAGCTCCGCGAGCGGCTGTTCTTCGTCGCCAGCCGCAACGCCCTGGACATCGAGGCGCTCGGGTACGTCGCGGCGACCGCGCTGACGCAGCCGCTGGAGCCGGCCGAGCCGCCGGTCCGCAACGAGGGCGACCTGTTCCATCTGACGGTCGACGACCTGCTCCCGATCCGGTCCGTCGTCCGGGAGCAGCGGACGGGCCTGCCCCGCATCGACGACAAGACCGGCGACCAGAAGATCGTCACGTTCTTCGCCACCAAGGAGGGCGAGCCGAAGAAGACGGTCGAGAAGCTCTTCGAGGAGTTGGAGAAGGCCAAGCAGCAGCCGCTGTGGCGGGTGCTCGTCGCGCTGTCGATCCGGCACGTCGGGCCGCGCGCCGCGCAGGACCTGGCCCGTTCGCTGCGGTCGATGGACGCGATCCGCGCCGCCACCGAGGAGGAACTGGCGACGGTCGAGGGCGTCGGCCCGACGATCGCGGCGTCCATCAAGCGGTGGTTCGAGGTGGACTGGCACCAGGAGATCGTCCGCAAGTGGGCCGAGGCGGGCGTGCGGATGGCCGACGAGGGCTCGGCCGGGCCGCGCCCGCTGGAGGGCGTCAGCGTGGTGATCACCGGGTCGCTGGAGGAGTTCAGCCGCGACTCGGCGACCGAGGCCGTCCAGGACCGCGGCGGCAAGGTCACCGGCTCGGTCTCGAAGAAGACCGGATTCGTCGTCGTCGGCGACAGTCCGGGGTCGAAATATGACAAGGCGGTCAAGCTCGGAGTGCCCGTCCTGGACGAAACCGGGTTCCGGATCCTTCTCGGCCAGGGGCCGGAAGCGGCCACGAACGCCGCGATCACGCCGGAGGAATGA
- a CDS encoding methionine synthase, translating into MTTFPWGPGTATGVGSYPGEDGAEALRVVLGELPELPHLPELPGRGVGADLIGRTAGLLVDLAVRVEPSGWRFGDRPGRDTRRSLDHLHRDLDVLEETAGAHDGPFKIQVCGPWTLAAAIELRTGDRALKDPGAVRDLTASLAEGVARHVADVRRRLPGATVLLQIDEPSLPAVLAGTVPTASGLSRLRPVEAPVAQEALRAVREQAGDVFTIAHCCARRVPYGLLRGAGFDALSIDLALIPERDDDPVGEAIDAGVGLFLGAVPATDTALPPLAATARPVRELWRRLGFAPARLAEQVVITPACGMAGASPRYVRTALKRCRDTARMLHEAAD; encoded by the coding sequence GTGACGACTTTTCCGTGGGGGCCCGGGACGGCCACCGGCGTCGGTTCGTATCCGGGCGAGGACGGCGCCGAGGCGCTGCGCGTCGTCCTCGGCGAGCTGCCCGAACTGCCGCATCTGCCGGAACTGCCGGGACGCGGGGTCGGCGCGGACCTGATCGGCCGCACGGCCGGGCTGCTGGTGGACCTCGCGGTGCGGGTCGAGCCGTCCGGCTGGCGGTTCGGGGACCGGCCGGGACGCGACACGCGCCGCTCCCTCGACCACCTGCACCGCGACCTCGACGTCCTGGAGGAGACCGCGGGCGCGCACGACGGCCCGTTCAAGATCCAGGTGTGCGGGCCGTGGACGCTGGCCGCCGCGATCGAGCTGCGCACCGGCGACCGCGCGCTGAAGGACCCCGGCGCCGTCCGGGACCTCACCGCGTCGCTGGCCGAGGGCGTCGCCCGGCACGTCGCCGACGTGCGGCGCCGCCTGCCCGGCGCGACCGTGCTGCTCCAGATCGACGAGCCGTCGCTGCCGGCCGTCCTCGCCGGGACGGTCCCGACCGCGAGCGGCCTGTCCCGGCTGCGGCCGGTGGAGGCGCCCGTCGCGCAGGAGGCGTTGCGCGCGGTGCGCGAGCAGGCGGGCGACGTGTTCACGATCGCGCACTGCTGCGCCCGGCGCGTCCCGTACGGGCTGCTGCGCGGGGCCGGGTTCGACGCGCTCTCGATCGACCTCGCGCTGATCCCCGAGCGCGACGACGACCCGGTCGGCGAGGCGATCGACGCGGGCGTCGGGCTGTTCCTCGGCGCCGTCCCCGCGACGGACACGGCGCTGCCGCCGCTCGCGGCGACCGCGCGGCCCGTCCGCGAACTGTGGCGGCGGCTCGGCTTCGCGCCCGCCCGGCTGGCCGAGCAGGTCGTGATCACTCCGGCGTGCGGGATGGCGGGCGCGTCGCCCCGGTACGTCCGGACGGCCCTGAAACGCTGCCGCGACACCGCCCGGATGCTGCACGAGGCGGCCGACTGA
- a CDS encoding TetR/AcrR family transcriptional regulator, which produces MRKNALLDAAESLLSEQGTQALTLAAVADRAGVSKGGLLYHFPTKEALVQALVGRVIEDFDDLIGSYIDDTPGAYTRAYVRATFEILTGEARAYRRWSAIMAAATDPELAAPLNAAMRRWHGHPDPSDPDPAASAIVRLAAEGLWEVVSHAPGLYDDEQLAALERRMLALLDR; this is translated from the coding sequence ATGAGGAAGAACGCCCTGCTCGATGCCGCCGAGTCCCTGCTGTCCGAGCAGGGGACCCAGGCGCTCACGCTCGCCGCCGTCGCCGACCGCGCGGGCGTCAGCAAGGGCGGGCTCCTCTACCACTTCCCCACCAAGGAAGCGCTGGTCCAGGCACTGGTCGGCCGCGTCATCGAGGATTTCGACGACCTCATCGGGTCGTACATCGACGACACTCCGGGGGCGTACACGCGCGCCTACGTCCGGGCGACGTTCGAGATCCTCACCGGCGAGGCCCGCGCGTACCGGCGCTGGTCGGCGATCATGGCGGCGGCGACGGACCCCGAGCTGGCCGCGCCGCTGAACGCCGCGATGCGCCGCTGGCACGGGCATCCCGACCCGTCCGATCCGGATCCGGCGGCGTCGGCGATCGTGCGGCTGGCGGCCGAGGGGCTGTGGGAAGTGGTCAGCCACGCCCCGGGCCTCTACGACGACGAGCAGCTCGCCGCGCTGGAGCGCCGGATGCTCGCGCTGCTGGACCGCTGA